Part of the bacterium genome is shown below.
GGACGCGCAGGAGGTGACCAGCAACCTCAAGCTGGATTTCGTCAGCCAGGTGCATCACAGCCATCAGGTGAAAGCGGGCATTGATTTGACCTACTACGATCTCGCCATGAACAACGTCGAGATCGAACCGTTCCCGCCCAACTTCCACCCCGAGTTGCCGCCGGAGTTCCGTTTCAACGTTTACAACACGCGCTACCGCTATTTCCCCAAGATGGCCGCGCTCTACCTGCAGGACAAATTCGACCTGCAGCGCTTTGCGATGAACCTGGGGCTGCGCTACGATTATCTCGATCCCGCCGGCGAACGCCCCGTGATCGAAGACATTCTCAAGCTCAACAGCAATGAGATCCAAGTCTTCACCAAGAAAGTGCCGGTGGCGAGCAAAGCACAGATCAGCCCGCGCTTCGGCATCGCGTTTCCGCTGGGCGTCAATGACAAGCTCCATATCAATTACGGCCATTTCTTCCAGGCGCCGCTGTTCGAATACCTCTACACCAATCTCGAATATGATTTCTCCGGCTACAATCCGCTGGTGGGCAATCCCGATCTCAAACCCGAAAAGACCGTGGCGCTGGAAGTGGGCTATGAAAAGAAGATCGGCCCGGACATGCTGTTCAGCGTCACCGGCTTCAACAAGGACATCACCAACCTCATCGACGCGCAATTCTTCCAGATTCCGATCGAAGACACCGGCATCTATTCCAGCGGTGTCTACACGCGCTTCGTGAACCTGGCGTACGGCACGGCCAACGGACTGGAGTTTCTATTCAAAAAGCAGCAGGGCGAGCGCTGGAGCGGGCAGGTGAGCTATACCCTCATGCAAGCCAAAGGCTCGAGCTATGCGGTGGGCGACAGGGCCAACGTGCTGCAATTCGGCGGCATCGTGGAGGAGGGAGAACACTATTTGAGCTGGGATCAGCGCCACACGATCATCTGCAATCTCGAATACCGCGCGCCTCGCCGCTGGCTGGCCAATTTGGTGTGGCGCATCAACAGTCCCAAACCCTACACGTTGGATGAAGGCCAAGTGAATGCCGCCGGCAAGTTGATTACCCCCAACAATCGCCGGCTGGACTGGACGAACTATCTCGATCTCAAGCTGCGCCGACATTTCAAATTCGGCCCGGGCCGGCTCGGTGTGCAGCTCGAAGCGCGCAATCTGCTCGACAGCCGCAACTTGCTGTGGCGCGATCAACAGGGACGGATCGGCGGCTTGCTGGGTGATCCGACGGCGTATGACGTCGGCCGGCGGGTGAGCCTCGGGGTGATTTGGGAGAATTGAACAATCTTCACTGCCGCGGAAGAAGCGCCGGACTGCTCACGTATTTTCATTTTCGAAGATCAGCCGCGCCCGGGGCTTTCGGTCGAACCGGGGCACGGCCGGGCTGCGGCGCCCCGCCGCCGCACCGCTCTGCCGGTTGCGCTCACGGCATCTTGAATTCATGCTGTTCTGCGCGCACCACCAGCACCGAGCACGGCGCCTTTTGCACGACGCGCTCGGTGGTGCTGCCCAGCAGCATTTCCGCGATCCGGCTCTGGCCGTGGCTCGCCAGAACGATCAAATCAACTTTCAGTTCTCTTGCGGTGCGGACGATTTCGACGAAGGGCTTGCCGTCGCGCACGATGAATTGCGGCCGCAGTTTCTTCAGCGCGGCGGGGCGGATTTGTTTCACCAATTGAGCATGCGCTTCGGCGATCTTTTCCTGGCTCTCCTGCTTCACCTTCTCCACACTCACCCGCGCCATGATCAATTCTTCATCCGAAAGCAGCAAGTCGGGCAATACCGTGAGCACCACCAGTTTGGCCGCGTTGGTTTCAGCCAGCTTCACCGCATAGTTGACGGCCTGCCGCGCGCTGGCGGAGAAGTCGGTGCACACGAGAATCTTTTTCAATTTCATGCTTATTCCTTTTCTGTGAGGGTTGCGCCTCAGCGGTTCTCGGCGGCCTGCTTGAGCTCGCGGCTGCGCTGATAGAATTCCTGCAAATTCATCTCCTTCAAGAACACCAGGCCGCGGGTGGCGCGGATCATCGCGCTCTCATGCTCGTGAAACCACTCCCGGCCCAGGCAAATCTTGATGCGCTGATATTGTTCGGTTTGAATCTTCTGCGCCAATTCGGAAAACGGGCCGTCGTGTTCGTAGCTCGGGAACGAAGCATCCTTCTGCGAAATGAAGGTGTTCATGAACGCGCTTTGCATCACCGAGAACATGTTGAGCGACACCGGCACATAGATGTTGGCCTCGCTGGGATGAAAACGGAACCAGACGTTGCGGTAGCCCCACACCCGCAGGTCGGAGCGGCCGCTGTGTTTCTCGTAGCGCTTGAGCGCTTCGGTGATCGCTTGCAACACTTTGTAATGGGTGTCCGGGCCGCTGGCTTCGGGGTCGAGTGCCACGCTCACCACGTCAGGCTTCACGTCTTCCACCGTGCGGAGCACCGGCACGACGTCGCGCTCGACCGTGGGTTCCTCGGTGAAGATGTCGCCGGTGTAGAATCCCAGCCGCAAATGCCGGACGTTGGCGCAATCCCAGCCGAAGTAACCCCACAGGCATTCCGCTTCCCACTCCCGGCACATGCCCTTCAGGCGCTGAATGTAGTCGGGATCCTTCTTGCCGGGATACTGCTTGTCGAAGTAGTGCGCCAGCTCGGCGATGCGATCTTTGATGTTGTTGAGATCATGCTCGTCGAACAGCTCGATGAGATTGCGCAACAGGCGGCGCGCGGTGCCTTCATCCTTCACGCGGTTGCGGTTGGCGGCCACGCCGTCGAGGTATTGCCAGACATCGCGATTGCGGCCCTCATCATTGTCGGGCGCAAAATAGCCTTCGCGCAACAGTGCGGCAAACTCGGGCATGTCGATGAACTCGCCCAGCCGGTCGAGCTGTTGCCGCATGTATTGATTGGTCACCGCGGTAAAGCCGCTGGTCAGGCAGACGAAGTAGTGGGTGTTGCTGGCATCGCGCATGTGGCGCACGATGGCGGGCAGATAGCCCAGCATCAAATCATCGTGGTGCGGCTCAGTGTGGAGAAAGCGGGTGTGGCTGAGCGCCTTGGCGCCCTTTTCCAGCTTGCTGATCAGGCTGCGTTGCACCAGTGCGGTCAGCTCGTGATGCTCCTGCTGGCGTTTGGCGAGAATGGCGTGCGCGGTGCGGTCACCGAGGAAATCGTTCTCGGTCAAATCGATCACGCGCTTGCGCAGCTTGACCGCGAGATCGACCACTACGTGTTCGACTTCGGCGTCCTCGACGCTGGCCGCGCTCAAGAGCAGGGCGTGCTGGCGCTCCTGCAGCAGCTTGGCCGCGCCCATGGTCAAATAGAATCGGGCATTCGGCAGCGCCTGCAACGCGCTGGCGGGATGGAGGATGTTCTTTTCGCTCTGCACCGCGCTGGCAACGATCTCCGCCTTGGCCTCGCCCGCGGCAATGATGATGGCGGAGCAGTCGGGATTGTGCGTGATCGTGCCCAGGCCGATGGTAATCACCAGGCGCTTGCGCGACACTTCGATGCCGCCCAAATCCGAGGCCGCCGCGGCCTGGGTTTCGTAATTGGTCGGCGTCAGGCGGGTGGTGCTGTAATGATCAGAGCCGCGCACGTTGAAGCCGATGTGGCCGTCCGGCCCGATGCCACCGAGGAAAAAGCCGATGCCGCCCAGGCTGCGGAGGCGGGCTTCATACTCCTGACACCACTGATCAATGCGCTCCAGCACGCGCTTCTGCTGGCGCTCACGCGCGCTCTTGCCCTGCTTATAGCGCAGCTCGAGGTTGACCTCGTTGTCCGGCCACACGCTCGCCAGCGTCTCGTTTTTCTCCAGGCCGATCCTGGAGCAATCGATCAGCATTGCTTTTTTGGGATCAAGCCCGAAGCCTTCTATATAGAATTCGCGCACGTAATGGTAGAAGCTGTTGTGCTGGTGGGGATTGATGGGGTAGAACTCGTCGATTTGCACGAAGTGCAGGCTTGGCATATCCGGCATCATGGCGGGATCAATACCGTTTCGTTCCAACTCCGCCTGGGTATCGCGGTTGTCCCAATGCCCCAGCAGGTGTGTGACCCACTTGATGAAGTGTTCCGGCGTTTTGCCGGTGGGCAGGGATATCACGCCGCCGGGGTTGTGCTGCACCCATTCGAGGAAGCGCATCGCCGCCAGCTTGCCGAGCGCGGGGAAGTTGGCGACGACGATGGTTTTGATCTTCTCGGTGGGAGGATAGAGCGCCTGAAAGGGCGATGCGGTCAGGGCCACGCGCTCGACGCGGGTCAATTCTTCACGAGTGGATTCAGACATGAGCCAATCCTTGCAACCATAGGGGGTCAGAGGCTTGCTTTCTCGGCGAAATGTGTGCGGCGCGAAATTTTGTGCGCGTGAATTCCGGTGGAGAAAGAGCGGCAGCAGGCCAAGCCCGCGCGCTGATGGGGCCAACTCGATTCGCCCGGCGATCATGCTGCCGGACGGTGAGAGCGGCACAAATCTAACAAGCCCCCGGCAAGAATGCAAGGCCGGAAACGGATAGCGCAAAATGACGGATGGCCGCCTGGTTGCCGCCGGCCGGGTCTTGAGGCGATTGGCCTTTCAAACCTGGAGTCACATTCGGCAAGTCTGGTGACAGCTTGATTTGACGGCAGAATGATGCCGGGGATCAGACGGCTGGCGGCCGCTCTTGCGCTGTTCGAACGGCCGCCGCGGGAGCATCAGTAGGAAACAGCGCACCTCAGGCGGACTCGAGCAGGGGCCGGGGCCGGGCGGCCGGCGCTTGGGCGCGGTCATCCGCGTAACCGTGTTCGGCGAGATAGGCGCGCAGGCTCGCGCCGTGCGGCGTTGCCTGCAGGAGATGCTCGAGGTAGGCGGCTTTGGCAGGATCCCGCTGCCACCTCCCAATCGCGCTTTCGTCAAAATCGCGCAGCCGGTGCATATAGGGCAACATGCGCGCGGAGACGTTGCTCGCTTGCAGGTTTTCTTTGAGCCGCCGCCATGAACGCAAATGCGGGCGCAGGCACAGCCCCAGCCTGTGCTGCAGCAGCAACTCCAGGCGATGCGACTGCCGGATCACGTCTTCATATTTGACGGTGAGGAAGTTGGGCGATCCCGCCATCTCCTGCTCCAGGCGGCGGGCCGCGGCCACACTGCTCCGCCACAATCCGGGTGCGACGTAGTATTGCTTGCGATCGAGCGGATGGCGGCTGGTGAGCACATCACGCGGATCGCGAATGAGATTGATGAGGAAGACGTCATAGCGCCGCGCATAGTCCGCCAGCCGGCTGATTTGTGCCGGCCGCCACCAGTTGGCGTGGCGCTTGGTGATGAAGAAACCGAGGTCGTACCGGCCGCTCGCCTGCCGCCACAGCGTATAGCAGAGGCCGAGCCCCGGCGCGCTCCACGGCGCTGTTTCCTTGTCGAAGAGAATGGTATTGCTGAAGGCGATCATGGCATAATGCAACATGGTCGTGCCGGAGCGCGCACAGCCGACGATGTGAATGCGCCGGAGGCCGGCGTGCTTGAGCAGAAAGCTCTTGCCCTCTTCTTTGAGCCGGTTTACCGGCCGCAGATGGAATAATGCCATAGCCTTTTCTTCTCCTAGTTGCGAGTGCGAGGTTGTTGTTTGTGGCGCCAATATAGCGGGAAGAATTTACGGGAGAATGAGGACATCATTAAATGGTGATGAATGGAAGTGTTCGCTTCTCCTGGCATGGCCGGCCTTGACTTTCCCGGAGCGGTTGGGTATCTTGCGCGCCGACCTGCGCGCGGCGGGGAGGACTCCGGCGCGGCGATGGAGGACTTTCGCGGTGCTCACGCAACAGCAAGCAACGGAGAACGATGATGGACACTCTTGGCAACGCGATTCTCGGGATGGTCTTTCTGGCGCTCTCGCTCGCCGGCACGTTCTTGATGTACAAACTGTGGGGCTATCCCTTCGATGAACAGCAGCAGAAGAGCACGGCGCCGCGGCCGCTGGTGCTGCTGCACCGCGCCATCGGCTATCTCTATCTCGCGATCTATCTCTATCTGATGTCGCAGATGGTGCCGCGCCTCTGGCAGTATCAAGTTGAACTGCCGGCGCGCACCGTTGCCCATTTGATGCTGGGCATGGCCATCGGCGTGCTTCTGCTCGCCAAGGTCATGATCGTGCGCTTCTTCAAATACCTCGAAGCGCAAATGGCGCCGCTGCTCGGCACCGGTTTGTTGGTGTGCACCGCGCTGCTCATCGGACTTTCGGTGCCCTTCGCTTGGCGCGAGCACTACTTGAGCCAGCGCGCTGCCGGCGGTCCGGCCTTCGAACGGGAAAATCTCGCGCGCGTTGCCGCGCTGTTGCCGCAGGCCGGTTTCCCTGCCGAGGTTCCCGTTGCCGCGCTGGCCACCCCAGCGGCGCTGCGCCAGGGCCGCGCGGTTCTTTTGAAGAAATGCGTGCAGTGTCATGATCTCCGCACCGTGCTGCTGCGGCCGAAGACGCCCGGCCAGTGGCGCGAGACGGTCGCGCGCATGGCCGAACGCGCGGTGCTGGCCGAGCCGCTCAACGAATTCGAGCAGCGCTTTGCTACGGCCTATCTCATCGCCATTACGCCGGAGCTGCAGAAATCCGCCATGACCATTCGCCAGCAGGAAATCAAGCGCGAGGAAGCGCGGGCGGCGATCGCCGCGGTTTCAGCAACGCTGCCCCAGGAGCTTCCCGCCGCGCAAGCTGCGGCGGAGGCCGATCTCTCGGCGGCTCGAACCCTGTTCGAGCAAACTTGCTCGCAATGCCACAGCCTGGGCAATATCGAAAAAAGCCCGCCCGCCAGCGCCGCTGACGCCACCGCGCTGCTCGACCGTATGATCGACAACGGCCTGGACGTCACCGACGAGGAATTCGAGCAGCTCGTGTTCTACCTCACGCGCACCTACGGCAAGAACTGAGGCGGCAGAAGCTGAGCGCGGCTGGGTGTGCGGGAAAAAGGATTTGTTATTGAAGCAAAAGTTTGTTATGCTTTGCCGCGCTGCCGGTGTCTGGCTTGGGCGCGGCCGACTTCGCGGCCTGTGATCTGCAGGCCGTCTTTCGGGTCAATTACAGAGGCAAAACCTTCTTCGGGTAGGTAGAGTGATGCGTACTGCACAATTCCATTTTGGCGCGAACAAATTCTTGGTTCGTCTCAGACGCGGCAAGTTGCACCCCGCGTGGCCAATTTTGAGTCAATTATGCACCTGAACGGCGGGCTGACTTCAGTCCAGCCCGGGCATCAAACCTCTCATTCCCACCGCCACGTCCTTCAGTTTCTGAAGCCAGATATCTTTTTTCATTTTCGCAGGCTAATCGCAGAGAATCATTTTACTTGCGTCGCGGAGTCTGCCGCGCTTTTGCCAGCAACTTGGCGACTGCGATTCCACGCCCTCTCCCTGCAGCGCAACCTCTGCAGGCAGCCCGGCACAAGCCTTGCGATACCGACACCGCGAATTCTCAATCGACCAAATCACCACACGCCTCGCACCGCATCTCAAGGAAACGAATCTATGGCTGCCCTCACCTGAACAACGGAGCCAGTCATGCCAACGAAATTCACCCTCCTGGTGCGCGCCGCCGGTCTGGAGCTGCTCCTGCCAATACTTTTTTTCCTCGCGCCGTTCTCCTCTTTTGATTTCACGCTTGCCGCGATGCAAAACATGAGTCTCAACTCCAAGGGCCTTGAGCCGGCGAAAGTCAAGCCACGAGTCGACAAGGATGGCGACGGCCTCTCGGATCATGAAGAAAAAATGCTGGGCACCAACCCCCGATCACCGGACAGCGACAAAGACGGTCTGATCGACAGTGATGAGATCAACCGCCATCACACCAATCCCACCCAGGCGGACTCAGACGGCGACGGCCTGTCGGATTTCGAAGAAGTGGAAAAGTATCATACCGATCCCAACCAGCGCGACAGCGACCGTGATGGCCTGGAGGATCGCGTTGAATTGCTGGAGACGCGCACCGATCCGCTGCGGCCCGACAGCGATCGCGACGGCCTGCTGGACGGTGAGGAGGTGCTGCAATACCGCACCGATCCCCGGCGGCGCGACAGCGACGGTGACGGCCTCAGTGACGGCGAAGAAGTGCGCAGCCTGCTCTCCAACGCGCTCACCTCGGACAGCGATGGGGACGGCGTGGCCGATGAGCTGGATCAGTGCCCGAATGAACTGGAAACCGCCAACGGCTACGAAGACAACGATGGCTGCCCGGATGAGCAGCCGGCCTTTTGGGTGGAGATTGGGCAATCCTTCCTGCTGAGCCAAGTCACATTTGCCGAGGGCCAGACGCAGCCGGCGCCGCAGTCGAGGGAGCAGCTCGACGGCGTTTGCCGCACGTTGCGTGAGTTTCCGGAACTGGCGTTCGAGATTCGCGGCTATGCCGACAACACCGGCGAGGCCGCGCAGAATTTGCAGATTTCACTGGCACGGGCGCAAGCGGTGTACGATTATCTCGCTGCCGCTGGCATTAGTCGCGAGCGCATGCGTTGCGCCGGCTTTGGCGAAGCGAATGCCATTGCCTCCAACAGCAGCACCGAGGGCCGCGCCAAAAACCGTCGCATTGAACTGTATCGCCTGCATTGACCCGGCGGCGCACGCCCGGCGCGCCGGCGCTGCCCTCCTCCCAACCAACTCGCGATTGCCACGGCAATCGCGCCCGCCGTTTTTTTTCTGCTTTCCCCTTTTGAGTGCTGCTGCATATGGATTTTTTCGCAAGCCGCGGCCGGCGTATCGCCTCAGGCCCGGGGCCGACCTGGCACCGGCGTCCCGCGGGCAGCCGGCATGAGGTCAGCCCTCTCGCCTTTCACTCAGGCGAGAGCGCTGCCGGATTGCCGACTTGACTTTTGCGGCGAGACTTGTACATTGCATGCCGACAATTGGCGCAAAAACCCGCGCAGCAACACGGCGCCGGGCCGAACCATCATCAAGTTGACTTTCATGTGAGGAGAGGCAAGATGCGAAAACTCGTGGCACATGCCCTTACTCTGGCTGCCCTCTTGGCGGCCGGGACGGCGGTGGCGCAAGAAGCGCCCAAGCCGGAGCCGATGGGCTGGAAGAAGAATCTCATTGGCGCGTTGACCCTGACCCAAAATTCCTACAGCAACTGGACGCAAGGCGGCGAAAACGCGGTGGCCTGGAAGGGTGTCATTGAAACGCTCTGGGAAAACAATCAAACCACAATCAATTGGAAGAACACCGGCAAACTTGCTTACGGCCAGGTCAAACAGGGCGATCAGGAAGTGCGCAAAAGTGACGACGAGTTGCGGGTGGAATCGGTGCTGACCTACAAAGTCGGCAAGTATCTCAATCCCTATGTTGCCTTCAACGGACTGACGCAGATTGCCAATGGCTATGACTACGGGAAAACGCCGCGTTTGCTGGTGTCCGACACTTTTGATCCCACCTTCCTGCGGCAGAGCCTGGGCATGGGCTACAAGCCGGTCAACAATTTCGTCACGCGTCTGGGCCTTTCGGTGAAGGAGACCATTGTCGGCACGGAAGAATTCCGGCCGCTGTACGGCAACGCACTCGATGAGAACGTGCGGGTCGAAACCGGTATCGAGTCGGTGACGGATTTCTCGCAGAAGCTCGAGGAGAATGTTCTATTCACCACCAAGCTGGAAATGTTCAGCGCGTTTGAGCATCTCGAGGAGGTGGATGTCAACTGGGACAACACCCTCACGGCCAAGCTCGGCAAGCTCTTCACGGTCAATATGAACGTGCGCGTGTTGTATGATGAAAACCTCTCGAAGAAGCGCCAGCTCAAACAAGTGCTGGGCTTCGGCGTGTCCTATACCTTCTTCTAAAGCGGTGCGGCCTGGTCTCGGGCGGCCGGCGCGGCATGAATGAACGGCCGGACGCAAGGGACTTCCCGGCCACGCCCATGCGGTTGCAATCACTCTCTGTGAGGAGGAGCAAAATGTTGAAAGAGTTCAGGGAATTCGCGATGCGCGGCAATGTCGTGGACATGGCCGTGGGCATCATCATCGGCGCGGCCTTCGGCGGCATCATCAGTTCGTTGGTGAATGACGTGATCATGCCGCCCGTGGGTCTGCTCACCGGCGGCATCGATTTCAGCAACCTGGCGGTCAATCTCCAGAACGAGCCGGCGGTTGCGATCAAGTACGGCGTCTTCATCAATGCCGTGATCAATTTTGTCATCATTGCCTTTGCCATGTTCATGATCGTGCGGGCCATGAATCGCCTGAAGAAGAAGGAAGAAGCTGCGCCCGCCGCACCCACGACCAAAGAATGCCCGGAATGTATGATGACGATTCCGCTCAAGGCCAAGCGCTGCGGCCATTGCACCGCCGTGGTAGCGTAAGACCGTGCCCTGACCACTGGACACTGATCAGTAACCAGTGTCCAGTGACCAGTATCCAGTATCCAGTATCCAGTATCCAGCATCCAGCATCCAGTATCCAGCATCAAGCATCAAGCATCAAGCATCAAGCATCCAGTATCAAGCATCCAGTATCAAGCCATGACAGATTTCGAAAAGCTCGGTGTGTTTTATTTGGGGCGTGCGTATGATCTGGCCGCCAAACAGGCAAAAGAGAATCTCATTCTGTATGACTCCAAAGACCTGGTGACGCACGCGATGTGCGTCGGCATGACCGGCAGCGGCAAGACCGGTTTGTGCATTGGGCTGTTGGAAGAGGCCGCGATCGACGGCATTCCCGCTTTGATCGTCGATCCCAAGGGAGATCTCGGCAACCTGCTGCTCACTTTTCCGGAATTGCGGCCGGAAGACTTCCGGCCGTGGATCAATGAAGACGATGCGCGCAAGAAAAGTCTGACGCCGGAGGCTTTTGCCGCCAAGCAGGCCGAGCTGTGGAAAAACGGACTGGCTTCCTGGGGCCAGGAGGCCGGCCGCATTCGCCGGCTGCATGAGGCCGCAGAGTTCGTCATCTACACGCCCGGCAGCTCGGCCGGTTTGCCCGTTTCCATTCTGCAGTCGTTTGCGGCGCCCAGCGCGGCCGTGCGCCAGGATAGCGACGCCTTGCGCGAACGCATCGCGACCACCGCGACCAGTCTGTTGGGTCTGCTCGGTATCGACGCGGATCCCATCAAGAGCCGCGAGCACATTTTGATTTCCACCATTCTCAATCACTACTGGCAGCAGGGCGTGCATCTCGAACTCGCCACGTTGATTCATGCGATTCAAACGCCGCCGGTGGGCAAAATCGGCGTATTCGATCTCGATTCGTTCTATCCCGCCAAAGAGCGGCTGGAACTGGCCATGGCGCTCAACAATCTGCTGGCTTCGCCGAGCTTTCAGTCGTGGCTGGAGGGCGAGGCACTCGATATTCAGAGCCTGCTTTATTCGCCGAGCGGCAAGCCGCGGCATGCAATTTTTTCGATCGCGCATCTCTCCGATGCCGAGCGCATGTTCTTCGTGTCGCTGTTGCTCAATCAGACGCTGGGCTGGATGCGGGCGCAGTCCGGCACCACCAGCTTGCGCGCG
Proteins encoded:
- a CDS encoding TonB-dependent receptor, whose translation is MMLRANSRSAATLILVWSLALLTARPATAGVTGTLAGTVTDQETGERLPGASILMQGTPLGAAADVKGQYVITNLRPGVYTVTAQMMGYRKLTKTNVIIRADVRTNLDFKLAPTTLSFSEEVIVTAERELIQMDVTGTQHAVQGEAIKALPIATPEEVVNLQPGVVEGHIRGGRVTEVLYLVDGIPVQEAIAGGRGITVPNVSIEDMTIQTGGFHAEYGNAMSGVVNIITREGTAQQKYYLEGTTDLAGEVPGSWDQTGFNRLHNAETSLGGPLFWGLRYYVSAQYNASDTRWRRAFRAALSGPIEENLHANAKLSIPFNPTQKLVVQGLLSLSDWRAYEHRWVHHLQGLPPRAKDSFRLNGTWTHMLSDKTFYTAKLSYYNILKSVLGRPQAKYNLNLVFDEEGLFILSGDKAWWQDAQEVTSNLKLDFVSQVHHSHQVKAGIDLTYYDLAMNNVEIEPFPPNFHPELPPEFRFNVYNTRYRYFPKMAALYLQDKFDLQRFAMNLGLRYDYLDPAGERPVIEDILKLNSNEIQVFTKKVPVASKAQISPRFGIAFPLGVNDKLHINYGHFFQAPLFEYLYTNLEYDFSGYNPLVGNPDLKPEKTVALEVGYEKKIGPDMLFSVTGFNKDITNLIDAQFFQIPIEDTGIYSSGVYTRFVNLAYGTANGLEFLFKKQQGERWSGQVSYTLMQAKGSSYAVGDRANVLQFGGIVEEGEHYLSWDQRHTIICNLEYRAPRRWLANLVWRINSPKPYTLDEGQVNAAGKLITPNNRRLDWTNYLDLKLRRHFKFGPGRLGVQLEARNLLDSRNLLWRDQQGRIGGLLGDPTAYDVGRRVSLGVIWEN
- a CDS encoding universal stress protein yields the protein MKLKKILVCTDFSASARQAVNYAVKLAETNAAKLVVLTVLPDLLLSDEELIMARVSVEKVKQESQEKIAEAHAQLVKQIRPAALKKLRPQFIVRDGKPFVEIVRTARELKVDLIVLASHGQSRIAEMLLGSTTERVVQKAPCSVLVVRAEQHEFKMP
- a CDS encoding glucosamine-6-phosphate deaminase yields the protein MSESTREELTRVERVALTASPFQALYPPTEKIKTIVVANFPALGKLAAMRFLEWVQHNPGGVISLPTGKTPEHFIKWVTHLLGHWDNRDTQAELERNGIDPAMMPDMPSLHFVQIDEFYPINPHQHNSFYHYVREFYIEGFGLDPKKAMLIDCSRIGLEKNETLASVWPDNEVNLELRYKQGKSARERQQKRVLERIDQWCQEYEARLRSLGGIGFFLGGIGPDGHIGFNVRGSDHYSTTRLTPTNYETQAAAASDLGGIEVSRKRLVITIGLGTITHNPDCSAIIIAAGEAKAEIVASAVQSEKNILHPASALQALPNARFYLTMGAAKLLQERQHALLLSAASVEDAEVEHVVVDLAVKLRKRVIDLTENDFLGDRTAHAILAKRQQEHHELTALVQRSLISKLEKGAKALSHTRFLHTEPHHDDLMLGYLPAIVRHMRDASNTHYFVCLTSGFTAVTNQYMRQQLDRLGEFIDMPEFAALLREGYFAPDNDEGRNRDVWQYLDGVAANRNRVKDEGTARRLLRNLIELFDEHDLNNIKDRIAELAHYFDKQYPGKKDPDYIQRLKGMCREWEAECLWGYFGWDCANVRHLRLGFYTGDIFTEEPTVERDVVPVLRTVEDVKPDVVSVALDPEASGPDTHYKVLQAITEALKRYEKHSGRSDLRVWGYRNVWFRFHPSEANIYVPVSLNMFSVMQSAFMNTFISQKDASFPSYEHDGPFSELAQKIQTEQYQRIKICLGREWFHEHESAMIRATRGLVFLKEMNLQEFYQRSRELKQAAENR
- a CDS encoding cytochrome c — protein: MMDTLGNAILGMVFLALSLAGTFLMYKLWGYPFDEQQQKSTAPRPLVLLHRAIGYLYLAIYLYLMSQMVPRLWQYQVELPARTVAHLMLGMAIGVLLLAKVMIVRFFKYLEAQMAPLLGTGLLVCTALLIGLSVPFAWREHYLSQRAAGGPAFERENLARVAALLPQAGFPAEVPVAALATPAALRQGRAVLLKKCVQCHDLRTVLLRPKTPGQWRETVARMAERAVLAEPLNEFEQRFATAYLIAITPELQKSAMTIRQQEIKREEARAAIAAVSATLPQELPAAQAAAEADLSAARTLFEQTCSQCHSLGNIEKSPPASAADATALLDRMIDNGLDVTDEEFEQLVFYLTRTYGKN
- a CDS encoding OmpA family protein, producing MPTKFTLLVRAAGLELLLPILFFLAPFSSFDFTLAAMQNMSLNSKGLEPAKVKPRVDKDGDGLSDHEEKMLGTNPRSPDSDKDGLIDSDEINRHHTNPTQADSDGDGLSDFEEVEKYHTDPNQRDSDRDGLEDRVELLETRTDPLRPDSDRDGLLDGEEVLQYRTDPRRRDSDGDGLSDGEEVRSLLSNALTSDSDGDGVADELDQCPNELETANGYEDNDGCPDEQPAFWVEIGQSFLLSQVTFAEGQTQPAPQSREQLDGVCRTLREFPELAFEIRGYADNTGEAAQNLQISLARAQAVYDYLAAAGISRERMRCAGFGEANAIASNSSTEGRAKNRRIELYRLH
- a CDS encoding DUF3078 domain-containing protein, giving the protein MRKLVAHALTLAALLAAGTAVAQEAPKPEPMGWKKNLIGALTLTQNSYSNWTQGGENAVAWKGVIETLWENNQTTINWKNTGKLAYGQVKQGDQEVRKSDDELRVESVLTYKVGKYLNPYVAFNGLTQIANGYDYGKTPRLLVSDTFDPTFLRQSLGMGYKPVNNFVTRLGLSVKETIVGTEEFRPLYGNALDENVRVETGIESVTDFSQKLEENVLFTTKLEMFSAFEHLEEVDVNWDNTLTAKLGKLFTVNMNVRVLYDENLSKKRQLKQVLGFGVSYTFF
- the mscL gene encoding large-conductance mechanosensitive channel protein MscL encodes the protein MLKEFREFAMRGNVVDMAVGIIIGAAFGGIISSLVNDVIMPPVGLLTGGIDFSNLAVNLQNEPAVAIKYGVFINAVINFVIIAFAMFMIVRAMNRLKKKEEAAPAAPTTKECPECMMTIPLKAKRCGHCTAVVA